A window of Solanum stenotomum isolate F172 chromosome 3, ASM1918654v1, whole genome shotgun sequence contains these coding sequences:
- the LOC125859619 gene encoding uncharacterized protein LOC125859619, translated as MGKRRRPRNDEAQKGSSVEGATPFQESQQQEAVASRRSGRVLRMKQEPQQALLLPPPGFSPSEASPSHPRYQTRKSLRAILGRCESITATPRSPIRHVKASYPSCATSDLPAHLTTGISKAIKEMLDDFVPAELEHQSILTNCGVLGVENQKQGQHAQTPPLPEVVVENNATVSKADVVLNAKATEAETRSNQSSVLPTKSMSLNLTRIAALMNDYPSDADEVESRPGHMSVMVDKYRVKEEAAPVLQKIFLKYGDIAMNSSFSSVNFSSSLLEFVCDICKKLEETDFLSITSKEIQSMLAEARDLEAAKIDVGWLSRRLNDISQAKQLLQDSCKLKETKTRNLVVMETNKKELEELKEELAACIATCRVLQQRIHNKEDEFGIARSENEKITQNFAALKSKVNSFLKKSLVHDLL; from the exons ATGGGGAAGAGAAGGAGACCAAGAAATGATGAAGCACAAAAAGGTTCAAGTGTTGAAGGAGCCACCCCTTTTCAAGAATCTCAACAGCAAGAAGCAGTGGCTTCTAGAAGGAGTGGAAGAGTGTTGAGGATGAAACAAGAACCCCAACAAGCTCTTCTATTGCCACCTCCA GGTTTTTCACCATCGGAGGCTTCACCTTCCCATCCCAGGTATCAAACTCGCAAGTCTTTGAGGGCAATCCTTGGTCGGTGTGAGTCTATTACTGCAACACCAAGGTCTCCAATTCGACATGTTAAG GCGTCATATCCTTCATGTGCTACTTCTGACTTACCTGCTCATCTTACTACTGGAATTTCTAAAGCAATAAAAGAAATGCTTGATGACTTTGTGCCCGCAGAACTTGAACATCAATCTATTCTAACTAACTGTGGTGTCTTGGGTGTGGAAAATCAGAAACAAGGGCAACACGCTCAAACACCACCTTTGCCTGAAGTTGTAGTTGAGAACAATGCAACAGTTAGTAAGGCTGATGTGGTGTTAAATGCTAAAGCCACAGAAGCGGAAACCAGAAGTAACCAGAGTAGTGTGCTTCCAACAAAATCCATGAGTCTTAATCTCACAAGGATAGCTGCACTAATGAATGATTATCCTTCTGATGCTGATGAGGTTGAATCAAGACCTGGTCACATGTCAGTCATGGTGGATAAGTATAGAGTTAAGGAGGAAGCAGCACCTGTcctccagaagatcttccttaAATATGGAGATATTGCAATGAATAGCTCTTTCTCTTCTGTGAATTTCTCTTCATCACTCTTGGAGTTTGTTTGCGACATCTGTAAGAAATTGGAGGAAACAGATTTCTTAAGTATAACTTCCAAGGAGATTCAGTCCATGCTTGCTGAAGCTAGAGATCTTGAGGCTGCCAAAATAGATGTTGGGTGGCTCAGTCGAAGGTTAAATGATATCTCTCAGGCCAAGCAACTTCTACAGGACAGCTGCAAACTGAAGGAGACAAAAACCAGGAACCTTGTAGTGATGGAGACAAACAAGAAAGAACTGGAAGAATTGAAGGAAGAGTTGGCTGCTTGCATTGCAACATGCCGCGTTTTGCAACAAAGAATCCACAATAAAGAGGATGAGTTTGGCATTGCACGTTCTGAGAACGAAAAAATCACGCAGAACTTTGCAGCTTTGAAGTCCAAGGTGAACAGTTTCCTGAAGAAGTCCTTGGTCCATGACCTTCTCTGA
- the LOC125859434 gene encoding auxin-induced protein IAA6-like translates to MATELEITELRLGLPGGKLEKNEKKRVYSEITTSDRNSSNNVNGNDGVEANNYKCQNKNEVIGWPPVCAYRKKKSFNGREAGSNNKMYVKVSMDGAPFLRKVDLSTHKGYGQLVMALEKLFDCYGIGEALEDADKSEFVPIYEDKDGDWMLVGDVPWQMFSESCKRLRIMKRSEAKVIGLGARDFLKGMSQEK, encoded by the exons ATGGCAACAGAATTGGAAATTACTGAGCTAAGATTGGGACTTCCAGGAGGAAAATTGgagaaaaatgagaagaaaaggGTTTATTCGGAAATTACTACTAGTGATCGAAACAGCAGCAACAATGTTAATGGTAACGACGGCGTTGAGGCTAATAATTATAAGTGTCAAAACAAGAATGAAGTTATTGGGTGGCCTCCGGTATGTGCTTACCGgaaaaagaaaagctttaacGGACGTGAAGCCGGATCCAATAATAAAATGTACGTGAAAGTTAGCATGGATGGTGCACCATTTTTGAGGAAAGTTGATTTGAGTACTCATAAGGGTTATGGTCAACTTGTTATGGCTCTAGAGAAGCTCTTTGATTGCTATGGAATTG GAGAAGCATTGGAGGATGCAGACAAGTCAGAGTTCGTTCCAATCTATGAAGACAAAGATGGAGATTGGATGCTTGTCGGCGATGTTCCATGGCA AATGTTCAGTGAATCATGCAAAAGGCTAAGGATCATGAAGAGATCAGAGGCAAAAGTGATAGGGCTTGGAGCAAGGGACTTTCTCAAGGGAATGTCTCAAGAGAAATAG
- the LOC125857723 gene encoding uncharacterized protein LOC125857723, translating into MGKRGRTRKDEAQKNTSVEGATPSQESQQQEAVASLSSGRVLRMKQEPKLDDGSALSPPPGVAPPDTSPSSPRYQTRMSLRALLGRCESNTVTPTSPIRHVKSSYPSCAICDSPAHLTTGISVATKEKVDGSTRTELNHHSVLTNHGVLRVENRKSRQHTQTTPSFPEVVDEKNTTVSKADVVLNANATELETKCDQSGALPTKGRVVDLNFTRVAALMTDYSSYADKVESKPGHLSVMVDGYRVKEEAAPILQKIFLKYGDIAMNSSFSSVTFSSSLLEFVCDIYNKLEATNFLSITSTELQSMIAEVKDLESVKVDVGWLHRRLNDISQTKQLVQDSCILNEAKTRNLVAMETNKKELEGLKEELATLQERIHKKEVEIGISHYENEKIMQCVADSKAKLNSYLKKSLVHDLL; encoded by the exons ATGGGGAAGAGAGGGAGAACAAGAAAAGATGAAGCCCAAAAGAATACAAGTGTTGAAGGTGCCACCCCTTCTCAAGAATCTCAACAGCAAGAAGCAGTAGCTTCTCTAAGCAGTGGAAGAGTGTTGAGGATGAAACAAGAACCCAAACTAGACGATGGTTCAGCTCTATCGCCGCCTCCG GGAGTTGCGCCACCAGATACTTCACCTTCCTCTCCCAGGTATCAAACTCGAATGTCTTTAAGGGCATTACTTGGTCGGTGTGAGTCTAATACTGTAACACCAACGTCTCCAATTCGACATGTTAAG TCGTCTTATCCTTCATGTGCTATTTGTGACTCTCCCGCTCATCTTACCACTGGAATTTCTGTAGCAACAAAAGAAAAGGTTGATGGCTCCACGCGTACAGAACTTAACCATCACTCTGTTCTAACTAACCATGGTGTCTTGAGAGTGGAAAATCGGAAATCAAGGCAACACACTCAAACAACACCTTCTTTCCCTGAAGTTGTGGATGAGAAAAATACAACAGTAAGTAAGGCTGATGTGGTGTTAAATGCTAATGCCACAGAACTGGAAACCAAGTGTGACCAGAGTGGTGCACTTCCAACAAAAGGGAGGGTGGTTGA TCTCAACTTCACAAGGGTAGCTGCACTGATGACCGACTATTCTTCTTATGCTGACAAGGTTGAATCAAAACCTGGTCACCTATCAGTCATGGTGGATGGATATAGAGTTAAGGAGGAAGCAGCACCTATcctccagaagatcttccttaAGTACGGAGATATTGCAATGAATAGCTCTTTCTCGTCAGTGACTTTTTCTTCATCACTCCTGGAGTTTGTTTGCGACATATATAACAAATTGGAGGCAACAAATTTTCTAAGCATAACCTCCACAGAGCTCCAATCTATGATTGCTGAAGTTAAAGATCTTGAGTCTGTCAAAGTAGACGTTGGGTGGCTCCATCGAAGACTGAATGATATCTCTCAGACCAAGCAACTTGTCCAGGACAGTTGCATATTAAATGAGGCAAAAACCAGGAACCTTGTAGCAATGGAGACGAACAAGAAAGAACTGGAAGGATTGAAGGAAGAGTTGGCCACTTTGCAAGAAAGAATCCACAAAAAAGAGGTTGAGATTGGCATTTCTCattatgaaaatgaaaagatcaTGCAGTGTGTTGCAGATTCGAAGGCCAAGTTGAACAGTTACCTCAAGAAGTCCTTAGTCCATGACCTTCTTTGA